A single window of Leishmania panamensis strain MHOM/PA/94/PSC-1 chromosome 35 sequence DNA harbors:
- a CDS encoding endonuclease/exonuclease/phosphatase, putative (TriTrypDB/GeneDB-style sysID: LpmP.35.1180) — translation MKEHHGTQGTKHPPSVESTPPTPPPRPAVQVRGMQANSIGPSAGKGGVDRATPTAAASKEACSYNGSTCCTRDNTNALAADNGRAITAIGPTSRALPDDSLARRTNDPACPPSPPESFVTVVPDQPLQRGLRLPSQSSAGAGARISADLAKSSLQNTEEDGTYTSVQNTRQSENTALLPTRTCEPLSREARVDQPADPQPTVPVEQDHRKSERKSCPRSASSSSEHANLESLTRQFTRHSVMRQSLCAPASIHKSPTLHFAGESGNSAWYTVSAHAINGCCSHDATASVPVDCATASACSRSPVEAETFTNEHTRHRNKIDTTLADGTFVSGADETTFPTRETFPIPRYCLDDLLRGEDKIWAPGKPLRIAYISWNMASRRSRVGEVSAYCIHPNAHLVVVGTQENGPYLISNKLQRRWAKTVSQVCLGGQYELVGKHHMWAVQMLVFARRRDVVHYISRSHTAHVKTGLLNGLGGNKGGVAVGLVLSLTPKDIELSQQATTLRGPTTDSLTPLLEKVTSTTGDTPVKQAATSPLTVGSPMIPSSKNCFVVVPPKFSATGSVASYSPLLCGPRIVPDLDDEYGTPLDGRSLANGNSTPSLYNDEEGVLDDEGVFSPLGNDSRTASLDSFSERLEAHFAQRRRYQLDNGISQRQDGGSVDDDASNDGTPEKDTPNYMTLLFITAHLAAHQGAVRNRNKDYEQIVYGLRLGRRGRYRKFFNQLLERRKVLEGAEEEEEEEGIENNADDHWADTDYGEGVTPLRLPMVSAVAPNRKMRRDVTEEFDLTFFGGDLNYRINGTRKAIEYVIEHHRNIRSILINNDQLSLERARGKVFQGFQEGNLLFRPTYKYELSANGGVTLDEYNFSHKKNRMPAYCDRILYKKRVSSAAHRIAIRLYTDVPNVRSSDHRPVVALFDVSTRAYTD, via the coding sequence ATGAAAGAGCACCATGGCACCCAGGGAACAAAGCACCCTCCATCTGTGGAGTCGACGCCCCCCACACCCCCGCCACGGCCAGCAGTCCAGGTGCGGGGTATGCAAGCTAATTCCATAGGGCCGTCGGCCGGGAAAGGCGGAGTGGATCGCGCAAcacccactgctgccgcctcgaaGGAAGCGTGCAGCTACAACGGCAGCACGTGCTGCACCCGAGACAACACCAATGCATTGGCGGCTGATAATGGGAGGGCAATCACAGCTATTGGGCCAACATCCCGTGCTTTACCCGATGATTCGCTTGCGCGGCGCACCAACGACCCTGCGTGTcctccgtcgccgccagAGTCCTTCGTGACCGTGGTACCTGATcaaccgctgcagcgcgggcTTCGCCTTCCCTCTCAGTCATCCGCTGGAGCTGGTGCCCGCATTTCCGCCGACCTCGCTAAGTCGAGCCTGCAGAACACGGAGGAAGACGGCACGTACACAAGCGTCCAAAACACGCGCCAAAGTGAGAATACCGCCTTGCTTCCCACTCGGACGTGCGAGCCACTTTCCAGGGAAGCGCGTGTCGATCAACCTGCAGATCCTCAGCCCACCGTCCCGGTTGAACAGGATCATCGGAAGAGTGAGAGGAAATCGTGCCCGCGCTCCGCATCGTCTTCTTCGGAACACGCGAATTTAGAATCGCTGACGCGTCAGTTTACGCGGCACAGCGTCATGCGGCAGTCCTTGTGCGCGCCTGCCTCTATTCACAAGTCGCCCACACTTCATTTCGCTGGGGAATCGGGTAACTCAGCGTGGTACACCGTCAGTGCGCATGCGATCAACGGCTGTTGCTCACACGACGCAACTGCGAGTGTGCCAGTCGACTGCGCTACCGCATCAGCTTGCAGTCGATCACCTGTAGAAGCTGAAACCTTCACCAACGAACACACTCGACACCGAAACAAAATCGACACCACCTTAGCAGACGGTACTTTTGTCAGCGGTGCAGACGAGACGACCTTCCCCACTCGCGAGACCTTTCCGATCCCTCGCTACTGCCTCGATGACCTGCTGCGAGGTGAGGACAAGATTTGGGCCCCCGGCAAACCGCTGCGCATCGCCTACATTAGCTGGAACATGGCAAGCAGGAGATCGCGCGTCGGTGAGGTCTCCGCATACTGTATTCACCCCAACGCACACTTAGTAGTGGTCGGTACGCAGGAGAACGGCCCCTACCTGATATCGAACAAGCTCCAGCGCCGATGGGCGAAGACTGTATCACAGGTTTGCCTTGGCGGACAGTACGAGCTGGTCGGCAAGCACCATATGTGGGCGGTGCAGATGCTTGTGTTTGCTCGTCGCCGTGACGTGGTCCATTACATCTCAAGGTCCCACACAGCGCACGTGAAGACGGGACTGCTGAATGGTCTGGGTGGGAACAAGGGTGGTGTTGCGGTGGGGCTAGTGTTGTCGCTGACGCCTAAAGATATCGAACTATCCCAGCAGGCGACGACACTACGCGGCCCCACTACCGATTCGCTGACCCCGTTGCTTGAGAAGGTGACGTCCACGACAGGAGACACACCGGTAAAGCAAGCTGCCACCAGTCCTTTAACTGTTGGCAGCCCGATGATACCAAGCTCAAAGAATTGCTTTGTCGTCGTGCCGCCGAAATTCTCTGCGACCGGCAGTGTCGCATCGTATTCGCCTTTGCTGTGTGGGCCACGGATAGTGCCCGACCTTGACGACGAGTATGGGACGCCGCTGGATGGGCGGAGCCTGGCAAATGGCAACAGCACACCCAGCCTCTACAATGACGAGGAAGGTGTCTTAGACGATGAGGGGGTGTTTTCGCCTCTTGGGAATGACAGCCGCACTGCCTCGCTCGACTCGTTCAGTGAGCGGCTTGAGGCCCACTTCGCTCAGAGGCGCAGGTATCAATTGGACAACGGCATCAGTCAACGCCAAGACGGTGGCAgtgtcgacgacgacgcgtcAAATGACGGAACACCTGAGAAGGACACACCAAATTACATGACACTGTTGTTCATCACGGCGCACCTGGCGGCGCATCAAGGTGCTGTGAGGAACCGCAACAAGGACTACGAGCAAATTGTCTACGGTCTGCGGCTTGGCCGCCGCGGTCGCTATCGCAAGTTCTTCAACCAACTGCTTGAACGGAGGAAAGTATTAGAGGgtgcggaggaagaggaggaggaggagggcatcGAGAACAACGCGGACGATCACTGGGCAGACACCGACTATGGTGAAGGCGTTACCCCTTTGAGATTGCCCATGGTGTCTGCGGTGGCCCCAAACCGAAAAATGCGTCGCGACGTCACAGAGGAGTTTGACCTCACCTTCTTTGGTGGCGACCTGAACTATCGTATCAACGGCACTCGCAAGGCAATCGAGTATGTCATCGAGCACCATCGCAACATTCGATCTATCCTTATCAACAATGACCAGCTGAGCCTCGAGCGGGCTCGCGGGAAGGTGTTCCAAGGATTCCAGGAGGGTAACCTTCTCTTCCGCCCGACTTACAAGTACGAGTTATCTGCCAACGGCGGCGTCACCCTCGACGAGTACAACTTTTCTCACAAGAAGAACCGCATGCCGGCCTACTGTGACCGCATCTTGTACAAGAAACGGGTGAGCTCGGCCGCTCACCGCATCGCCATTCGGCTCTACACGGACGTCCCGAACGTCCGTTCAAGCGACCACCGCCCTGTTGTGGCGCTCTTCGACGTCAGCACGCGGGCCTACACCGATTGA